From one Solanum stenotomum isolate F172 chromosome 12, ASM1918654v1, whole genome shotgun sequence genomic stretch:
- the LOC125849155 gene encoding berberine bridge enzyme-like 21, translating into MSPSFLFFLFFLLKFNSLSFHASSSPPSVYDTFVNCLTKNSIPQSEISKIVYSPNDPSFNSILQAYIRNGRFFNSSTTSKPVIIVTPTVESQVSGVVICTEQTNLQLKIRSGGHDYEGISYISDVPFIMLDMFNLRSISIDTNDKTAWVQTGAILGEIYYNIWKKSEVLGFPAGVCPTVGVGGHVSGGGYGNMLRKFGLTVDNVLDARLVDVTGRILDRKSMGEDLFWAIKGGGGASFGVILAFQIQLVTVPQTVTYFRVERFIEDNTTTDAVVQWQNVASKIDNDLYMRLLIQPITVKAKAKGAKSTKSIRATFIALFLGDSNRLMSIISKEFPLLGLTKQDCLEMSWIDSVLQWANFDNTTKPEALLNRKGDPLNYLKRKSDYVQTPIPKNGLESIFEKIISLGKAGMVFNPYGGRMGEIAEGETPFPHRSGILFKIQYSVNWHEEGLAAEKDYLSQIRDLYSFMTPYVSKNPRQAYLNYRDLDIGINDQGPQSLEKGRVYGTKYFKNNFDRLVKVKSMVDPQNFFRNEQSIPTLRKQRKMF; encoded by the coding sequence atgtctccttcttttcttttctttcttttttttcttttaaaattcaattcctTATCTTTTcatgcttcttcttctcctccttctgtgTATGACACTTTTGTCAATTGTCTCACAAAAAACTCAATTCCTCAATCAGAAATCTCGAAAATTGTCTACTCTCCAAACGATCCTTCGTTTAACTCCATTTTACAAGCCTATATCAGAAATGGCCGGTTTTTCAACTCCTCCACAACTTCCAAACCGGTTATAATTGTCACACCGACGGTGGAATCTCAGGTTTCCGGAGTTGTTATTTGTACCGAACAGACTAATTTACAGCTTAAAATCCGTAGCGGTGGCCATGATTATGAGGGCATTTCGTATATCTCTGATGTGCCTTTTATTATGCTTGATATGTTTAATTTACGATCAATTTCCATCGATACGAATGATAAAACGGCTTGGGTACAAACAGGTGCTATTTTAGGGGagatttattataatatttggaAGAAAAGTGAAGTTCTCGGTTTTCCTGCCGGGGTTTGTCCGACTGTTGGTGTGGGTGGGCATGTTAGTGGTGGTGGTTATGGGAATATGCTTCGTAAGTTTGGACTTACTGTTGATAATGTATTGGATGCTCGATTGGTTGATGTTACTGGTAGAATTTTGGATCGTAAATCGATGGGCGAAGATTTATTTTGGGCGATTAAAGGCGGTGGTGGTGCTAGTTTTGGTGTTATTCTAGCCTTTCAAATCCAACTCGTTACAGTACCACAAACCGTGACCTATTTCAGAGTTGAAAGGTTTATAGAAGATAACACTACCACCGACGCTGTTGTTCAATGGCAGAATGTTGCTAGCAAAATCGACAATGATCTGTACATGAGGCTACTTATACAGCCCATCACAGTGAAGGCGAAGGCCAAGGGTGCAAAGAGTACTAAATCGATACGAGCAACATTCATCGCGTTGTTCCTGGGTGATTCTAATAGATTAATGTCTATAATAAGCAAAGAATTCCCTCTTTTGGGATTAACAAAGCAAGATTGTTTGGAAATGAGTTGGATTGATTCAGTACTACAATGGGCAAATTTCGACAACACGACAAAACCAGAAGCCTTGTTGAACAGAAAAGGGGATCCATTAAATTACTTGAAAAGAAAATCCGATTACGTACAAACCCCAATTCCTAAGAATGGGTTGGAGTCAATTTTCGAGAAGATAATTTCTTTAGGAAAAGCAGGAATGGTATTCAATCCATACGGAGGAAGAATGGGTGAGATTGCAGAAGGAGAAACACCATTTCCTCACAGATCAGGTATACTTTTCAAGATTCAGTACTCAGTGAattggcatgaagaaggattaGCAGCGGAAAAAGATTACTTATCACAAATTAGAGATTTGTACAGTTTCATGACCCCATATGTTTCAAAGAACCCAAGACAAGCTTATTTGAATTATAGGGATCTTGATATTGGTATAAATGATCAAGGTCCACAGAGTTTAGAAAAAGGAAGAGTATATGGGACcaagtattttaaaaataattttgataggTTGGTGAAAGTGAAATCAATGGTGGATCCACAAAATTTCTTCAGAAATGAGCAGAGTATTCCTACTCTAAGGAAACAGAGGAAGATGTTCTAA